The following coding sequences lie in one Alicyclobacillus curvatus genomic window:
- a CDS encoding MFS transporter has translation MIPFRKRAAYSFNQIGVNLLWQAFNTVAVFYYVTVLHVGGAAISAGMVVYGIINAFLNLFAGYLSDKTQTKMGRRIPYIVYGGVPLVVLFYLLFHPLVHSGTALLIYFLVITLLFDICFTFVGLNIGALFPEMYQDPKDRSSVVALQQLFGIIGLIVGVALSKSLGQSMGWGVMAITFGAIALVTTYVSLYGSFENPAYREEPLELRAAVRETFKNKRFIVYVFASLFVQLTTTMFVTISSFYSTYVVPLNSLQSSLFLGLMFIVAIPLSFAWSRVALRISNIHAALGATALFALVSLLFLVAHTPLFVIITGLCLGFGVAGFMVTMNLLLADVIDYDAKQTGKRREGMYYGMNGFIVRIGMSLQYAIMGIFFAITKFNSNVSVQPQNAIVGLRVLIGGLPVLLLFIAFLLLNRYRQYEKQDGVKQVQMAAGQLGH, from the coding sequence ATGATTCCGTTTCGCAAGCGAGCGGCATACAGTTTCAACCAAATCGGAGTGAACCTGTTGTGGCAAGCGTTTAATACGGTGGCGGTGTTTTACTACGTGACCGTTTTGCATGTGGGAGGAGCAGCCATTTCAGCGGGTATGGTCGTCTACGGAATCATCAATGCGTTCCTCAACCTATTTGCCGGCTACCTGAGCGATAAAACACAAACCAAAATGGGCAGGCGGATTCCCTACATTGTTTATGGTGGAGTGCCCCTTGTGGTGCTGTTTTATCTACTCTTTCACCCGCTGGTGCACTCCGGTACTGCACTCCTCATCTATTTCCTGGTGATTACCTTGTTGTTTGACATCTGTTTTACGTTTGTCGGACTGAATATCGGTGCGCTCTTTCCGGAGATGTATCAAGATCCGAAAGACCGTTCAAGTGTCGTCGCGTTGCAGCAACTGTTTGGCATCATCGGGCTGATTGTCGGTGTTGCATTGTCCAAGTCACTCGGACAATCAATGGGATGGGGAGTCATGGCTATCACCTTTGGAGCCATTGCACTGGTGACGACCTATGTATCGCTCTATGGGTCCTTTGAGAACCCTGCCTACCGTGAAGAACCGCTTGAATTACGTGCTGCCGTCCGCGAGACTTTCAAGAACAAGCGCTTTATCGTGTACGTTTTTGCGAGTCTGTTTGTCCAATTGACAACCACCATGTTCGTCACCATTTCCTCGTTTTACAGCACCTACGTCGTGCCGCTCAACTCGCTGCAAAGTTCGCTGTTCCTGGGGCTGATGTTCATCGTCGCCATCCCGCTGTCGTTTGCCTGGTCCCGGGTGGCTTTGCGCATTTCCAACATTCATGCAGCCCTTGGTGCGACAGCATTATTTGCGCTCGTTTCACTGTTGTTTTTGGTCGCGCACACGCCGCTGTTCGTCATCATCACAGGGCTTTGCCTTGGATTTGGCGTTGCAGGCTTCATGGTGACGATGAACCTGTTACTGGCCGATGTCATCGATTATGATGCGAAACAGACGGGCAAACGCAGGGAGGGTATGTATTATGGCATGAACGGGTTCATTGTTCGCATTGGGATGTCACTCCAATATGCCATTATGGGTATCTTTTTTGCGATAACAAAGTTCAATTCGAATGTGAGCGTACAGCCGCAAAATGCCATCGTTGGTCTGCGCGTCTTAATCGGCGGATTACCTGTTTTACTGCTGTTCATCGCGTTTCTCCTGTTGAACCGTTATCGACAGTACGAAAAACAAGACGGCGTCAAACAAGTCCAAATGGCTGCAGGGCAGTTAGGACACTGA